The proteins below come from a single Pirellulales bacterium genomic window:
- a CDS encoding sigma-70 family RNA polymerase sigma factor, translating into MSMDSQDLFQILVREHADMLTVFLRCAVRDPSVVDDLFQETMLTAWRNLHRFDKTRPFGPWLRGIAAKLILAHRRKSARSMLLCDADILEHLEARHAALAQSPGDTLDEKLDGLRDCLEQLPETYRLAVELRYREGLHGARLAERLDISGEATKKRLQRGRIRLLDCLRRKLTLAGVMS; encoded by the coding sequence ATGTCGATGGACTCCCAGGACCTGTTCCAGATTCTCGTGCGCGAGCACGCGGACATGCTCACCGTGTTCCTGCGGTGTGCCGTGCGCGATCCCAGCGTCGTCGACGATCTGTTTCAGGAGACCATGCTGACCGCCTGGCGCAACCTGCACCGCTTCGACAAGACGCGCCCCTTCGGCCCTTGGCTGCGGGGAATCGCCGCCAAGCTGATCCTGGCCCATCGCCGCAAGTCGGCACGATCCATGTTGCTCTGCGATGCCGATATCCTCGAGCACCTCGAAGCCCGACATGCCGCCTTGGCGCAGAGCCCGGGCGACACGCTCGATGAGAAACTCGACGGCCTGCGCGATTGCCTGGAACAACTTCCGGAGACCTACCGGCTGGCGGTCGAGCTGCGCTACCGCGAAGGCCTGCACGGGGCCCGGCTGGCCGAGCGGCTCGACATCTCGGGCGAGGCGACGAAGAAGCGCTTACAGCGCGGCCGCATCCGACTGCTGGATTGCTTGCGAAGAAAACTTACGCTCGCGGGGGTGATGTCATGA